GactgggggctgcagagatggctcagcagttaagagcactggctgttctcccagaggtcctgagttcaattcccagcaaccacatggtggctcacaacaatccataatgagatctgatgccctcttctgtcatgcaggaatacatgcaagtAGAGCACTCagacataaaatacatttaaaaagaacatttcattACCTAGCTTTATCCATGTCGCCTAGTGACCCATGTTCcaaagttatttttctctttgtaattttttaaattgacaatGTGTTcaacctttcttttttcccctttaacatgtatttattttgtgtggataTACATATGTGAGGGTACATTCATGCATGATGTGAGTACATTCATGCAAGTTAGAAGACAGTTTTCAGGAGTCATTGCTTCACAGGGATTGAAATCATGTTGGCAGGCTTGACAGCATGtgattttacccactgaatcatctcttgGGTCCTGTTTGTTTTAGGGCTGGGTCCTGATTTtaggctgaccttcaactcatgatctctctgcctcagcctcctaagtccTAGGATGATGGGTGTGCATCATAGTACTTAGCTACATGAAACCTTTTAAAGTTTCTTGATACAGAAATTCATCCAGAGAGGAGATCCTTAAAGCcataatcatttcattttataatcattttcaaTATACATGTAAGTTGTGATGCATAAGCAGtgtggaaatttaaaaacaatgttctTACTTGGTGCAATGTGAGTATAACAaatatccaaaccacacagtgttttcctgagacaggaaatATATTAACAAAAGAACTTCACTGTGAAGGACTGAGTCTGGGCTGGgcatacagctcagtggcagagctcttGCTTAGGTACTTGAGACACTGGCTTCAATCCCcagtaagtaaaaaaaataaatgaataagaccTGACATCTTTATATAAATACCAGTTAAGATGGTTAACAAGGATACCATGCTTGAATAAAGGACCTGGGGGTGATTCGAAAATGTtctaaattaataaatgtgaagAAGCCTATTTCCAAGTAAGCTGGTAATGCCAAAATTATACAAAACATATCTTAATAAATATGCATGaatttatcatatatttttaCACCTTATACCTTCATTGTCACAAAGAGCAAAGACTTATCTTTCTATAAAAATGTACTTGGGTCTGGCATCTTGAATGGGGATTTCATTCAGACACCATCAGTTAAAGCACCTTTTAAATTGTTTAGTCTGTATGTACTTGTAATCAATAAATCATATTAAAACTCATCTTAGAAGATTGCTGTGAAAATTTAGTGGGAAGACTCCattaagagaaacagaacaatgtGCCGATGATACAAGAAGTTCATTATTAGTAATGAAGCCATGAGTTGGAGAGATTGTATGAAAATGTAAGGCTATGTTTTTGGTAAAACAAACACTTTGATGACAACTTGCAGGAAATCACAGGCTAAAATACAAATTTCGGGACAGTTCAAATTAGGCATATAAGAAATAAACACGTTAAATACTTACACATTTAGCCACTTGGTGTCGCTGTCCACCACAAGTTCCTTCACAAAAGAAACGCAGCGGGTATTACACGTTCATACGATCCTTTTCGTCGCAGTCTCAGACAAAATGGTAACGGTAAGGTGTTTAAGATGTGAAGATTAAGAAgctgaaaatatttaagaaaatttcgATCGGTGTGAGAGCTACCAAACATTTGGAAGGGGCTTGCGATGGTGTTTTCTTGGAGAGAAGATCAGCGTCTGCTGCTCTGGCTTCTTCTCCTCGCAGCCTGGGAGGCAGGGAGCGGCCAGCTCCACTACTCCGTCCCCGAGGAGGCCAAACACGGCACCTTCGTGGGCCGCATCGCTCaggacctggggctggagctggcgGAACTGGTGCCCCGCCTGTTCAGGGTGGCGTCCAAGGACCGCGGGGACCTTCTGGAGGTAAATCTGCAGAATGGCATTTTGTTTGTGAATTCTCGGATCGACCGGGAGGAGCTGTGCGGGCGGAGCGCGGAGTGCAGCATCCATTTGGAGGTGATCGTGGACCGGCCGCTGCAGGTTTTCcatgtggaggtggaggtgagggaCATTAACGACAATCCTCCAGTATTTCCAATGGCCACAAAGAATCTGTTTATCTATGAATCTCGACAGCTTGGCTCTCGGTTTTCGCTAGAGGGCGCATCAGATGCAGATATAGGAACAAATTCTTTGTTGACTTACAGTCTTAACTCCAGTGAGTACTTTACTTTGGATGTCAAAAGAAAAGATGAGGAAATTAAATCTCTGGGACTCGTGTTGAAAAAACTTTTAAATCGAGAGGCCATTCCTGAACATCATTTACTGATAACGGCAGTTGATGGCGGGAAACCTGAGCTAACTGGGACCACTCAAGTGAAGATCACTGTCCTCGATGTGAACGACAACGCCCCTGCATTTGAGAGGACGCTCTACAAAGTCAGATTATCCGAAAATGCACCGAATGGTACTGTAGTGGTGGATGTTAATGCCTCTGATTTGGATGAAGGCGTAAATAAGGACATTGTTTATTCTTTCCCCTGGATACGTCACTGAGATCCTGTCAAAATTCCACTTAGACCCGATTAATGGATACATCACTGTGAAAGACAACATAGATTTTGAGGAAACTAAGTCTTTTGAAATCCAGGTAGAGGCAGCAGACAAGGGAACCCCTCCAATGACAGACCACTGCACGGTCCTAGTTGAAATTGTGGATGTCAATGATAATGTGCCTGAATTGGTCATTAAGTCACTATCAATTCCTGTGTTAGAAAATTCTGCACCTGGCACCGTTATCGCACTGATCAGTGTGTCCGACCGTGACTCTGGAGCCAATGGGCAGGTGACCTGCTCTCTGACCCCTCAGGTCCCCTTCAAGTTGGTGTCCACCTTCAAGAATTACTATTCGCTTGTGCTGGACAGCGCTCTGGACCGAGAAACCACAGCTGACTATAAGGTGGTGGTAACAGCCAGGGATGGGGGCTCGCCCTCGCTGTGGGCCACAGCCAGCGTGTCCGTGGAGGTGGCTGACGTCAACGACAACGCGCCCGTGTTCGCACAGCCAGAATACACGGTATTCGTGAAGGAGAACAACCCGCCTGGCGCGCACATCTTCACGGTGTCGGCCATGGATGCGGACGCGCAGGAGAACGCGCTGGTGTCCTACTCGCTGGTGGAGAGGAGGGTGGGCGAGCGCTTGCTGTCCAGCTATGTGTCTGTGCACGCGGAGAGCGGCAAGGTGTTCGCACTGCAGCCTCTGGACCATGAGGAGCTGGAGCTGCTGCAGTTCCAGGTGAGCGCGCGGGATGCTGGTGTGCCTTCCCTGGGCAGCAATGTGACTCTGCAGGTGTTTGTGCTGGATGAGAATGACAATGCGCCCGCGCTGCTGGGACCTCAGGCGGGCAGCGCAGTGAGCGAACTGGTGTCAAGGTCAGTGGGTGCGGGACATGTGGTGACAAAGATTCGCGCGGTAGACGCAGACTCTGGCTACAACGCGTGGCTCTCTTATGAGCTGCAGTCGGCGGTGGGCAGTGGGCGCCTCCCGTTCCGGGTGGGTCTGTATACCGGTGAGATCAGCACCACGCGTGTCCTAGATGAGGCAGATGCGCCAAGACAGCGCCTATTGGTGCTGGTGAAGGACCACGGCGAGCCGATGctgacagccacagctacattgCTGTTGTCTCTCGTGGAGAATGGGCACACGCCAAATGCCCCATCGCGGGctttggtggattctgctggcaGGGAGGCATCGCTAGTGGATGTCAACGTGTACCTGATCATCGCCATCTGCGCAGTGTCCAGCCTGTTGGTGCTCACGCTGCTGCTGTACCTTGCACTCAGGTGCTCAGCAACGCCCACGGAGGGTGTGTGTGGGCCGGGGAAGCCCGTGCTGGTGTGCTCCAGCGCGGTGGGGAGCTGGTCATACTCAcagcagaggagacagagagtgTGCTCTGGAGAGGTCCCGCCCAAAACCGACCTCATGGCCTTCAGCCCAAGTCTTACACCCTGTCCAGTTAGTCAGGAGAAAGAGGACAAACTGATTGCAGACGTTGATTTCTCCATCAAGGTAAGTAGTTTTTCTCTCTAAAATGTTCTCGTTTTATATGCTAGTGTTTTCACTCCTTGGAGATGTGTTAAACTTAAGTattatattttttgttctttctgttgaGCACTTTACACTCATGAATTTTGTCATTAAAATTGTGAGTTCTCATGACAAAATTGTGTACTGAATCGACAGCTGGTGAGGTCCACACTTAAAATGTGTTTGTTGATAAATACAGTGATAGGGTTGTTGACCGCAGTCTGTGTACAAATAGGAACCATTTTCTTCTTGTGTGAATGATATCATTTAGAGCTTCTGACTCCAGCGCGTCGTCCTCACTAATCCCTGTGGGAGGCTTCAGTGTCTTTTGCCTCTTATTGAGGATTTCTAGGAGAATTGTCACTGGCCACTTACTGAATGGCTAATCACAATTGGTATTCAGGGATGGTCACCAGTAGGAACTTTCTTTGACTTATCACTCATAGGACATTAGCATCCTTACAACTGTACAAAAGAGGttaacagctgggcggtggtgacgcatgcctttaatcccagcactcgggaggcagagccaggtggatctctgtgagtttgaggccagcctgggatacagagtgagttccaggaaaggtgcaaagctacacagagaaaccctggttcggaaaaaaaaagtggttaacAATGAAGAAGTTTTATGGGAGTGgtagtttaaaaattatatacagaCTTATTTTCAACCAATTGCCTGAGTGGAAAATAATTTATCAttagattaaaaatattatttaaaaaacacttaCATATATTGTGGGagtattaaatttttattctacagtgattttaattaaagattttaaattatgaatgtgTTTGGTACATACAcctgtgtgctcttaaccaccatctatctctccagcccctccccagtgATAGcttaaatattacattaaaaattatgagaaatcaaagcaaaaaagGTTCTCAAGACACTATGTTGTCCTCATTCTTTTCCCCAACTGAAAAACATGTTATATCTTGTGAAGAATTATTTTCACTTTGGTTCCGTGAATACCTATCTGCCTTGCAACAAGTAGAAACCTTTAGATAACTGATATCCAAGAAAATTTAGGTGAGACTGTTCTCCAGTTATTTTTGCAATGTACATGTCCTTTTCTCTTACAAAATACTTGGACTCCCATCCAATGTTCCTTGTTTCCAGAGAGAGCTAACTAATCCATGTACAGCCCGATTAACAATTCGTGCATGTGGTTATTCCAACATATGAAATacgttttctttatcttttctctttctcatttccattttctttcccagaattatttctctgttcttttatttGCCAAGTATCTGCTTCAGCACATCCAACCTCAATTCAATACTTATTTTATCAGTCTGTTATCATCCTGTTGTAGCTTACAGGGTCAATTCGAGTTTTTGTTTCTCATATATAGGACTTTAGTCTTCTGGTCCAGCTTTTCTTGAAATTCTTGATTAAAAagactttcaaaaatattttgagatagggtctcaaacAGCCcagttggtcttgaacttcagTGAAGATGATTTGAAGAGTGtgaaaggttttcttttcctctttatgtatgtatttgtgctaTAAACATGAAcaattaattaatgtgtgtgtgtcacacatacagagatcagagggcaaGTTGTGGGAATTGACACTAATTTTTCTCCATGTGTTCATCATCACTTGACTGCCAGGTTTGCATAGCAACTGCTTTTTATCCACCAATCCATCTCACTGgctgaaaaatgaatatttatttatttaatatgtatttatttccatGGAACATTATACTAATTATTTCTCTTGCATCTGTGACAAACTCCTGATAAAACCAACTTATGAAAGGAGgggtttgctttggctcatgACTTtggggtgcagtccatcatggcggggcagacttggcagcaggtcAGCTAGTGcctgcagtcaggaagccaaGAGTGTGAACACTGGTGCTCAGCGGCTTTCTGCTTTTGATTCAAAGCAAGACTCCAGCTGtggaatggtgttgcccacaatcaggattcttctcacctcaattaatGTAATCCAGAACATCCCTCATGGAAACACCCAGAGGTTTGTTGCCATCAGGGATGTTGGAAATCAAGTTAATAGTGAAGATCACTGTCACAAATATCCATTCCTATTCCATTGCACCCCAACTTATGCATATACAGGCtttgtaaataaaacaaagagaaggtACTTCTGTGGCTTCCTCCAGTGTGTTTTACACCTttgattatttgaaaaaaaaaaaaccctttgccTATTCAGTGAGAGTATGcttatttctgttttgattaAGAAATTAGCTTTTGtgtgagaggaaaagagagagagggagcttaAAATGATCTTTTGATaacttgatttttctttgctctaaacaaacatggaagaaagaaacatgAACTTAAGATGTAAAAAATAGTCTTCAGAGGGTCACCTCTGCCATCTCCTTTGCTTTAAGGTTTTGTAGGAGTCTACAGAGGGCTACCTCCACCATCTCCTCCTTTTTTAAGGTTGTAGAGGAAATTACTTTATCTGTTGGGAACTCTCCATTGTCCATTAAAGACCCTGGATGAATCAAAGATCATGCCTGGCAAAATGTGGCATGAAAATTAAGGTAAAACCCAGGCTTGCTACATTGAAATATGTCCTGTGTAGCTCAATGTCTTATATAGATCCTTGTATATCTAGAAAATTAAAGTgttgagaaataatattttaaccttaaattaacatattttattaagaaactaaagaaatgaatctgggctggggatgtagtccagttgctagagtgcttgtctagtatgcAAGACACTCAGTTCTACACCCAGCACCCCGTGAAACTTTtggtggtgcattcctgtaaTACAGCACTTGGGGCAGAGGAACCAGACATTTCAGGTCAACCATGGCTACACTGTGAGtttaaggatagcctgggctacataaaaccctgtctcaaaaaatgaaaagaaaaggaaaccagtTGCATTGGGTAAATATCCTGAAAACACTATTTGAATACCTCTGAAGTACTAATATTAATATACAGtatttatctttaaaagtattatttcaAAAGAGGACACACATACTAAAAGGttgtaaagaagaaattaaagtaaCAAATGAACTAAACAATGCAGTCTTGGTGTTGCAGATATCAAAGAGAGTAAAATAACTGTCCAATTGCTTTAATCATGAAATGCCTCATAATTTGGGGGGTTTTTAAAGTTGCTACAAAGTATGTGAAATTGGTTTGTAGAGAGTTTAAAGAAATTTCTTTGCCTTTCTCTAAGCAACTCCAGATCCTACATTTTATTTAAGACTGGCCTACAAGTCaacttaaaacatttatttattttaatatcttatgGAAATAAATTACACAGAGACTCTTATTTACTAAACCCATTACTTAAGGGACAAAAGGAGTGTGTCTGTTTGTTAGTGAATGTTTTTTTCAGAGGTAGAAAACTATTGTGTTTGACTAAAATACATgaggaaaatataagaaaatagaaatctaGGCATTTTGAACACCAGAAAGCACCTGAAATTTATAAATTGTGAGagcaaaaatgaaaataccaCACTTGCTCATGGGAAAGTGAAGTTACTGAGAATAAAATTATGTGGAATGTTCTTCCACACAAGCTATTCCATGTTAAATCTCCCATGAACATCCAGCCCTTCTGTGATTCCAGGAAGACAGTCCATTGAATGTTAACAGACTTTGATTTCTTAAAACAATATGTGCAAACATCCTTTTCAATGGTTTGTTCTTAGAATCAGTGGTTCCCTAAATGCTGTTTCTCTCAAGATTCAGAACCAATACTAAAAACTCAAGAATGAACAGAGCATTATTAGCAATCGCAACCCAACATTTGATGGCGCACAAGGAATCTGTCATCAATTTTCCCAATCTACACCTCACTACTCCACATTTACAAAGTTTATAATAACGACAGCTGGGTctctgtaaatatttaaaacctaCATGAAAAAGAATTTCCACTGTATTAGAAGTTGATGTTCTGATAAAACGAAAGATCACACACAATTAATCACTGGTACAGAACGCGTaactacaaaatatattttgcaaaGCTAAAAACCTATTTGAGAGGCTGAAGGAATAAACAAGAGAGTTTTCAGTGGTGTAGATTTCCGGAACCCATACTTACAGTTTGGAACCACATGATGTCGCTCTTTACCATAAAATAAATCCGACAGAAGACAGACCAAAGGAAACATTTCTATTCCCGGAAAGCTGTATCCACCATCTCGAATCGCAACAATGGAGGATGCAGTGGCGATAGACTGACGGATAAGAAGAATTCTC
The genomic region above belongs to Peromyscus leucopus breed LL Stock chromosome 19, UCI_PerLeu_2.1, whole genome shotgun sequence and contains:
- the LOC114686160 gene encoding LOW QUALITY PROTEIN: protocadherin alpha-3-like (The sequence of the model RefSeq protein was modified relative to this genomic sequence to represent the inferred CDS: inserted 2 bases in 1 codon; deleted 1 base in 1 codon) translates to MVFSWREDQRLLLWLLLLAAWEAGSGQLHYSVPEEAKHGTFVGRIAQDLGLELAELVPRLFRVASKDRGDLLEVNLQNGILFVNSRIDREELCGRSAECSIHLEVIVDRPLQVFHVEVEVRDINDNPPVFPMATKNLFIYESRQLGSRFSLEGASDADIGTNSLLTYSLNSSEYFTLDVKRKDEEIKSLGLVLKKLLNREAIPEHHLLITAVDGGKPELTGTTQVKITVLDVNDNAPAFERTLYKVRLSENAPNGTVVVDVNASDLDEGVNKDIVYSFPWIXVTEILSKFHLDPINGYITVKDNIDFEETKSFEIQVEAADKGTPPMTDHCTVLVEIVDVNDNVPELVIKSLSIPVLENSAPGTVIALISVSDRDSGANGQVTCSLTPQVPFKLVSTFKNYYSLVLDSALDRETTADYKVVVTARDGGSPSLWATASVSVEVADVNDNAPVFAQPEYTVFVKENNPPGAHIFTVSAMDADAQENALVSYSLVERRVGERLLSSYVSVHAESGKVFALQPLDHEELELLQFQVSARDAGVPSLGSNVTLQVFVLDENDNAPALLGPQAGSAVSELVSRSVGAGHVVTKIRAVDADSGYNAWLSYELQSAVGSGRLPFRVGLYTGEISTTRVLDEADAPRQRLLVLVKDHGEPMLTATATLLLSLVENGHTPNAPSRALVDSAGREASLVDVNVYLIIAICAVSSLLVLTLLLYLALRCSATPTEGVCGPGKPVLVCSSAVGSWSYSQQRRQRCALERSRPKPTSWPSAQVLHPVQLVRRKRTN